A genomic region of Rhipicephalus sanguineus isolate Rsan-2018 chromosome 3, BIME_Rsan_1.4, whole genome shotgun sequence contains the following coding sequences:
- the LOC119385824 gene encoding uncharacterized protein LOC119385824, translated as MSWHSSAFFTSLALWTVAVLFVAPETQEGRTAWRRSGVSAHDSLLLTWRNVTVALLCAAVMSIGYCKLRLYLDEMSDALAAGRTGLNPYSVNDGGFVFSNDKVTMTRSVLNCHDRATDFLTSYSNDIVETEENIRTCIRLLIEDIANWHNEVSTIARELRTVPTSAQSAVPPPPPNMAPPNVTDSPEQVSTRRILTSRTVRVATSVFCRCREGRVSMARVPTRHKVPVQRRPETGACW; from the exons ATGTCATGGCACTCGAGCGCCTTCTTCACTTCACTGGCCCTGTGGACCGTGGCCGTGCTCTTCGTGGCACCCGAGACGCAAGAGGGCCGCACCGCCTGGAGGCGCAGCGGCGTAAGCGCCCACGACAGCCTCCTGCTCACCTGGCGAAACGTGACGGTCGCGCTGCTCTGCGCCGCCGTCATGTCGATCGGCTACTGCAAGCTGCGTCTCTACCTGGACGAGATGTCGGACGCGCTGGCCGCTGGTCGCACGGGACTCAACCCGTACAGCGTCAACGACGGCGGCTTCGTGTTCAGCAAT GACAAGGTCACGATGACACGGAGCGTCCTCAACTGCCACGACCGTGCGACAGACTTCCTCACATCGTACAGCAACGACATTGTCGAAACGGAAGAAAATATCCGCACCTGCATCCGCTTACTCATCGAAGACATCGCCAACTGGCACAACGAAGTGTCCACGATTGCCCGCGAGCTGCGAACGGTACCAACGTCAGCACAGTCTGcggtgccgccgccgccaccgaacaTGGCGCCGCCCAATGTGACGGACAGCCCCGAACAGGTGAGTACCAGGCGGATCCTTACATCACGGACAGTGCGTGTAGCGACTTCGGTATTTTGCCGTTGCAGGGAGGGCCGGGTGTCAATGGCTCGGGTACCAACACGCCACAAAGTTCCGGTCCAAAGGCGCCCGGAGACCGGAGCATGCTGGTGA